In the genome of Bacteroidota bacterium, one region contains:
- a CDS encoding chromate resistance protein ChrB domain-containing protein: MRWLFLVHQVRTPNSRERVRVWRLTRKAGALLYRNSVYVLPYGKERLEDFQWLCQQIRDSLGEASVFVSESTDERENQALLGLFRKARESDFNRLIDSAGKLSSRIRGAGEEQRLPGETLKSLAKEVAELEESFLETEKIDFFGHPLKRKAKTAVDGARRELDSAVPSAAAGARLRPGDRKSFRGKTWATRKQIHIDRLCSAWLIRRFIDPKAKFIFAQESAMPAHAIPFDVFGAEFSHHGEECTFETLLRSFRIKEKALDSLAQIVHDIDMKDGKFNRPEAAGLDLVVRSLSDAIGDDHEVLRLGSVILDSLYSRFSARRPAR; the protein is encoded by the coding sequence ATGCGATGGCTCTTCCTCGTGCACCAGGTCAGGACGCCGAACTCCCGCGAGCGGGTGAGGGTCTGGCGGCTCACCAGGAAAGCCGGCGCCCTCCTCTACCGGAACTCCGTGTACGTCCTGCCTTACGGCAAGGAACGCCTCGAAGATTTCCAATGGCTCTGCCAGCAGATCAGGGACTCGCTTGGCGAAGCCTCGGTCTTCGTCTCCGAATCGACCGATGAGCGGGAGAACCAGGCGTTGCTCGGCCTCTTCAGGAAAGCGAGAGAATCGGATTTCAACCGCCTGATCGATTCGGCCGGGAAGCTCTCGTCGAGGATCCGGGGCGCCGGCGAGGAGCAGCGCTTGCCGGGCGAAACGCTGAAGTCGCTTGCAAAGGAAGTCGCGGAGCTTGAAGAGTCCTTCCTCGAAACTGAAAAGATCGATTTCTTCGGACACCCCCTGAAGAGAAAAGCTAAGACCGCCGTCGACGGCGCAAGGAGAGAATTGGATTCTGCCGTTCCTTCCGCCGCCGCGGGGGCGCGTCTCAGGCCCGGCGACCGCAAGTCGTTCCGGGGAAAGACATGGGCCACGAGAAAGCAGATCCATATCGACCGGCTCTGCTCGGCGTGGCTCATCCGGAGGTTTATCGACCCGAAGGCGAAGTTCATCTTCGCGCAAGAGTCGGCAATGCCGGCCCATGCGATCCCCTTCGACGTTTTCGGCGCCGAGTTCAGCCACCACGGCGAGGAGTGCACGTTCGAGACGCTGCTCCGGTCGTTTCGCATCAAGGAGAAGGCGCTCGATTCGCTCGCGCAGATCGTTCACGACATCGACATGAAAGACGGCAAATTCAACCGGCCTGAAGCCGCCGGTCTCGACCTTGTCGTCCGCTCGCTTTCCGACGCCATCGGGGACGATCATGAGGTGCTGCGGCTGGGCTCCGTGATACTCGATTCGCTCTATAGCAGATTCTCTGCCAGACGGCCGGCCAGATGA